The following proteins are co-located in the Streptomyces sp. NBC_00435 genome:
- a CDS encoding OB-fold nucleic acid binding domain-containing protein gives MSAEPRPENPAKPAKPARPAGRFRRMIERLSTSQEELHSAELQEDTEAAGCTRICDCHDRQIVKVTGTLRTVTLRPRAGVPALEAELFDGSAALDVVWLGRRSIVGIEPGRRMIASGRISMSHGRRVLFNPKYELRPLGQEH, from the coding sequence ATGAGTGCTGAACCGCGTCCCGAGAACCCCGCGAAGCCGGCGAAGCCCGCCAGGCCGGCGGGCCGGTTCCGCCGGATGATAGAGCGGCTGTCCACCTCGCAGGAGGAGCTGCATTCGGCGGAGCTGCAGGAGGACACAGAAGCCGCGGGGTGCACGCGCATCTGCGACTGCCACGACCGCCAGATAGTCAAGGTGACCGGGACCCTGCGTACGGTCACCCTGCGCCCGCGCGCGGGCGTGCCCGCGCTGGAGGCCGAGCTGTTCGACGGCTCGGCCGCGCTGGACGTCGTATGGCTCGGACGTCGCTCGATCGTGGGAATCGAACCCGGCCGTCGCATGATTGCCTCAGGGCGGATCTCGATGAGCCACGGCCGTCGGGTGCTCTTCAACCCGAAGTACGAACTCCGACCGCTCGGACAGGAGCACTGA
- a CDS encoding DUF3710 domain-containing protein, giving the protein MFGRRKKNDSVKDGGAAEQVVDGVGADEQDGTEETDGAQPRRVNLPPAPRPDGPWDIAEVPGNPEEGRVDLGGILVPGVEGMELRVEVAGDAIVAATVVLGDSAVQLQAFAAPRREGIWGEVREEIAEGITKQGGIIDEVEGPLGWELRAQVPVPLPDGQTGAQLVRFVGVDGPRWFLRGVISGQGAVRPESAGVLERIFLDSVVVRGEGPMAPRDPIVLKLPNDAQMVPDGVQTEEQEGSRFGGGMGQLERGPEITEVR; this is encoded by the coding sequence GTGTTCGGACGTCGCAAGAAGAACGACTCCGTCAAGGACGGCGGCGCGGCCGAGCAGGTCGTCGACGGCGTCGGTGCCGATGAGCAGGACGGCACGGAGGAGACCGACGGGGCTCAGCCGCGCAGGGTGAACCTGCCGCCGGCCCCGCGGCCCGACGGCCCGTGGGACATCGCCGAGGTGCCCGGCAACCCCGAGGAGGGCCGGGTCGACCTCGGCGGCATCCTCGTGCCCGGGGTCGAGGGCATGGAGCTGCGCGTCGAGGTCGCCGGTGACGCGATCGTCGCCGCGACCGTGGTGCTCGGCGACAGTGCCGTACAGCTGCAGGCCTTCGCCGCGCCGCGCAGGGAGGGCATCTGGGGCGAGGTCCGCGAGGAGATCGCCGAGGGCATCACCAAGCAGGGCGGCATCATCGACGAGGTCGAGGGTCCGCTGGGCTGGGAGCTGCGCGCGCAGGTGCCCGTACCGCTGCCGGACGGGCAGACCGGCGCCCAGCTGGTCCGCTTCGTCGGTGTGGACGGCCCGCGCTGGTTCCTGCGCGGTGTCATCTCCGGCCAGGGCGCGGTGCGTCCCGAGTCGGCCGGGGTGCTGGAGCGGATCTTCCTGGACTCCGTCGTGGTCCGCGGCGAGGGTCCGATGGCCCCCCGCGACCCGATCGTCCTGAAGCTGCCGAACGACGCGCAGATGGTGCCGGACGGCGTGCAGACCGAGGAGCAGGAAGGCTCCCGCTTCGGCGGGGGCATGGGCCAGCTGGAGCGCGGCCCGGAGATCACCGAGGTCCGCTGA
- a CDS encoding DUF3093 domain-containing protein, translating to MQLSPAHHDERLTAPRSWWGIAVLTGIACALMLLPLGTLPLLAGLVGGTALTGLLVSSYGSQRVRVVGGALAAGDARIPVSALGEPEVLDPEEARAWRTYKADMRAFMLMRSYVPTAVRVEVTDPADPTPYVYVSTREPEALAAAIRAAQGVA from the coding sequence ATGCAGCTCTCCCCCGCGCACCACGACGAACGTCTGACCGCCCCCCGCTCCTGGTGGGGCATCGCCGTGCTCACCGGCATCGCGTGCGCGCTGATGCTGCTGCCGCTCGGGACGCTGCCGCTGTTGGCCGGGCTCGTCGGGGGCACCGCGCTGACGGGGCTGCTGGTGAGTTCGTACGGTTCCCAGCGCGTGCGCGTGGTGGGCGGCGCGCTGGCCGCAGGTGACGCGCGGATCCCGGTCTCGGCCCTGGGCGAGCCGGAGGTGCTGGACCCGGAGGAGGCCCGCGCCTGGCGTACGTACAAGGCCGACATGCGCGCCTTCATGCTGATGCGCAGCTACGTGCCGACGGCGGTCCGTGTCGAGGTCACCGACCCGGCGGACCCGACCCCGTACGTCTACGTCTCCACCCGCGAGCCCGAGGCGCTGGCGGCGGCCATCCGCGCGGCGCAGGGCGTGGCCTGA
- the dut gene encoding dUTP diphosphatase encodes MSENNTGVDVAIRRVDPEVPIPAYGHPGDAGCDLVTTVAAELEPGERAVLPTGVSIALPDGYAAFVHPRSGLAARCGLALVNAPGTVDAGYRGEIKVIVVNLDPRESVRFERFDRIAQLVVQRVERVRFHEVAELPDSARAEGGFGSTGGHAAVAGSGAGQQGGNGYASVVSDREGQ; translated from the coding sequence ATGTCTGAGAACAACACCGGCGTGGACGTGGCGATCAGGCGCGTCGACCCGGAGGTACCGATTCCGGCCTACGGTCACCCCGGTGACGCCGGCTGCGACCTGGTCACCACCGTGGCCGCCGAACTGGAGCCGGGTGAGCGGGCGGTACTGCCCACCGGGGTCTCCATCGCGCTGCCCGACGGGTACGCGGCGTTCGTTCACCCGCGCTCCGGCCTGGCCGCCCGCTGCGGGCTCGCGCTCGTGAATGCCCCGGGGACGGTGGATGCCGGGTACCGTGGGGAGATCAAGGTGATCGTGGTCAATCTCGACCCGCGCGAGAGCGTCAGGTTCGAGCGTTTCGACCGCATTGCCCAGCTGGTTGTCCAGCGGGTCGAGAGGGTGCGCTTCCACGAGGTGGCGGAACTTCCCGACTCGGCGCGGGCCGAGGGGGGTTTCGGCTCCACCGGTGGTCATGCGGCCGTGGCCGGATCCGGCGCTGGTCAGCAGGGTGGGAATGGCTACGCTTCGGTCGTATCCGACCGGGAAGGACAGTGA
- a CDS encoding response regulator: protein MTRVLVVDDEPQIVRALVINLKARKYEVDAAADGASALEMAAARHPDVVVLDLGLPDMDGVEVIKGLRGWTRVPILVLSARHSSDEKVEALDAGADDYVTKPFGMDELLARLRAAVRRAEPGAGAGEDEVTVETETFTVDLAAKKAVRAGRDVRLTPTEWHLLEVLVRNGGKLVSQKQLLQEVWGPSYGTESNYLRVYMAQLRRKLETDPSHPRHFITEPGMGYRFER from the coding sequence ATGACCCGGGTGCTCGTGGTGGACGACGAACCCCAGATCGTCCGAGCCCTCGTGATCAATCTGAAGGCACGCAAGTACGAGGTCGACGCGGCCGCCGACGGGGCGAGCGCCCTGGAAATGGCGGCCGCCCGCCACCCCGACGTCGTCGTCCTGGACCTGGGCCTGCCCGATATGGACGGCGTCGAGGTGATCAAGGGGCTGCGCGGCTGGACCCGCGTCCCGATCCTGGTCCTCTCCGCCCGGCACAGCTCCGACGAGAAGGTCGAAGCCCTGGACGCGGGCGCCGACGACTACGTCACCAAGCCCTTCGGCATGGACGAGCTGCTCGCCCGGCTGCGCGCCGCCGTCCGGCGGGCGGAACCGGGCGCCGGGGCCGGCGAGGACGAGGTGACCGTCGAGACCGAGACCTTCACGGTGGACCTCGCGGCCAAGAAGGCGGTGCGCGCGGGCCGGGACGTACGCCTCACGCCGACCGAATGGCACCTGCTGGAGGTACTGGTCCGCAACGGCGGGAAACTGGTCAGCCAGAAGCAGTTGCTCCAGGAGGTCTGGGGCCCCTCGTACGGGACCGAGAGCAACTACCTGCGGGTCTACATGGCGCAGCTGCGGCGCAAACTGGAGACCGACCCCTCGCACCCGAGGCACTTCATCACCGAACCGGGCATGGGATACCGCTTCGAGAGGTGA
- a CDS encoding DUF3159 domain-containing protein encodes MTSLDKPTTPTSATAPDAEPSEDQKAVTQAALFDAFGGIRGTVETMLPGLLFVMIYTINKDVKLSAIAAGAVAVLLVIVRLLRKDTVKHAFSGVFGVGVGVAFALFTGSAKGFYLPGMIYGAGLGVAFTLSALVGFPLLGVILGPVFKENLSWRTRNPGRKKAYTKASLAWGLIFLAKYAILFPLYWWGDATQLGWVLIALKLPPMVLAVYFTWVFLAKAPPPINVIAEWEAEEAAEKAAKAAKAAERGR; translated from the coding sequence GTGACGTCACTCGACAAACCGACGACCCCGACCTCGGCCACGGCCCCGGACGCGGAACCGTCCGAGGACCAGAAGGCCGTGACCCAGGCGGCCCTCTTCGATGCCTTCGGGGGCATCCGGGGCACCGTGGAGACGATGCTCCCCGGGCTGCTCTTCGTCATGATCTACACGATCAACAAGGACGTGAAGCTGTCCGCCATCGCGGCGGGCGCCGTCGCGGTGCTGCTGGTGATCGTGCGGCTGCTGCGCAAGGACACGGTGAAGCACGCCTTCAGCGGCGTCTTCGGCGTGGGCGTCGGCGTGGCCTTCGCCCTGTTCACGGGCAGCGCGAAGGGCTTCTACCTGCCCGGCATGATCTACGGCGCCGGCCTGGGCGTGGCCTTCACGCTCTCGGCGCTGGTGGGCTTCCCGCTGCTGGGGGTGATCCTGGGCCCGGTGTTCAAGGAGAACCTGTCCTGGCGCACGCGCAACCCCGGGCGCAAGAAGGCGTACACCAAGGCCAGTCTGGCCTGGGGCCTGATCTTCCTCGCGAAGTACGCGATCCTCTTCCCGCTGTACTGGTGGGGCGACGCGACGCAGCTGGGCTGGGTGCTGATCGCGCTGAAGCTGCCGCCGATGGTGCTGGCGGTGTACTTCACGTGGGTCTTCCTGGCGAAGGCGCCGCCGCCGATCAACGTGATCGCCGAATGGGAGGCCGAGGAGGCGGCGGAGAAGGCCGCCAAGGCCGCCAAGGCGGCGGAGCGGGGCCGGTAG
- a CDS encoding DUF4193 domain-containing protein, whose protein sequence is MATDYDTPRKTDDDVDNDSIEELKARRNEKSSSNVDLDEIDNAEGLDLPGADLSNEELAVRVLPKQADEFTCTSCFLVHHRSQLAREKNGQPICRECD, encoded by the coding sequence ATGGCAACGGACTACGACACCCCGCGCAAGACCGACGACGACGTAGACAACGACAGCATCGAAGAGCTGAAGGCCCGGCGCAACGAGAAGTCGTCCTCGAACGTCGACCTGGACGAGATCGACAATGCGGAAGGCCTCGACCTGCCCGGCGCGGACCTCTCCAACGAGGAACTCGCCGTTCGGGTCCTGCCCAAGCAGGCCGACGAGTTCACCTGCACGAGCTGCTTCCTGGTGCACCACCGCAGCCAGCTGGCACGCGAGAAGAACGGTCAGCCGATCTGCCGCGAATGCGACTGA
- a CDS encoding potassium channel family protein, translated as MRVAIAGAGAVGRSIAGELLENGHEVLLVDKAPTAISVERVPQAEWLLADACEITSLDEAALQRCNVVIAATGDDKVNLVVSLLAKTEYGVPRVVARVNNPKNEWLFNESWGVDVAVSTPRLMSALVEEAVSVGDLVRLLRFSHGDANLVELTLPADSQVAGKQISEITWPEDTSLVTIIRGNRVLTPHGEETLEPGDELLFVAAQAREEQLEDLLQAAD; from the coding sequence ATGAGGGTCGCGATCGCCGGAGCCGGCGCGGTGGGCCGTTCCATCGCGGGCGAGCTGCTGGAGAACGGCCACGAGGTGCTCCTCGTGGACAAGGCCCCGACCGCCATCTCGGTGGAGCGGGTTCCGCAGGCCGAGTGGCTGCTGGCCGACGCCTGCGAGATCACCTCGCTCGACGAGGCGGCGCTGCAGCGGTGCAACGTGGTCATCGCGGCGACGGGCGACGACAAGGTCAACCTGGTCGTCTCCCTCCTCGCGAAGACCGAGTACGGGGTCCCGCGGGTCGTCGCCCGCGTGAACAACCCGAAGAACGAGTGGCTCTTCAACGAGTCCTGGGGCGTCGACGTGGCCGTCTCCACGCCCCGTCTGATGTCGGCACTGGTCGAGGAGGCCGTCAGCGTCGGCGACCTGGTCCGTCTGCTGCGCTTCAGCCACGGCGACGCCAACCTGGTCGAGCTGACCCTGCCCGCCGACTCCCAGGTCGCGGGCAAGCAGATCAGCGAGATCACCTGGCCCGAGGACACCTCGCTGGTCACGATCATCCGGGGCAACCGGGTGCTCACCCCGCACGGCGAGGAGACCCTGGAGCCGGGCGACGAGCTCCTCTTCGTGGCCGCCCAGGCCCGCGAGGAGCAGCTGGAGGACCTCCTCCAGGCCGCGGACTAG
- a CDS encoding PaaI family thioesterase has translation MSGRNTALTPPADAAAPVRHPDAPAPGELLGAHYEHCFGCGDGQPHGLHLAARAGEGVRVSAEFTVKPAHQGAPGLAHGGVLATALDETLGSLNWLLRVIAVTGRLETDFVRPVPVGTVLYLEAEVTAVAGRKIYSSAVGRIGGPRGPVALRADALFIEVKVDHFIDNGRPEEIRAAMADPDQVRRSRAFEVNP, from the coding sequence GTGAGTGGACGAAACACAGCGTTGACGCCCCCCGCCGATGCCGCGGCGCCGGTGCGGCACCCCGATGCCCCGGCGCCCGGCGAGCTCCTCGGCGCGCACTACGAGCACTGTTTCGGCTGTGGCGACGGCCAGCCGCACGGGCTCCACCTGGCGGCCCGCGCGGGCGAGGGCGTGCGCGTCAGTGCCGAGTTCACCGTCAAGCCCGCCCACCAGGGCGCACCCGGCCTCGCCCACGGCGGGGTCCTGGCCACCGCGCTCGACGAGACCCTGGGCTCCCTGAACTGGCTGCTGCGCGTCATAGCGGTCACCGGCCGGCTGGAGACGGACTTCGTCCGCCCCGTGCCCGTGGGCACCGTCCTGTACCTGGAGGCAGAGGTCACCGCCGTCGCCGGCCGGAAGATCTACTCCAGCGCGGTCGGTCGAATAGGCGGCCCCCGGGGCCCCGTCGCACTGCGCGCGGACGCCCTCTTCATCGAGGTGAAGGTCGACCACTTCATCGACAACGGACGGCCCGAGGAGATCCGGGCGGCGATGGCCGACCCGGACCAGGTCAGGCGCTCACGCGCCTTCGAGGTGAACCCCTGA
- a CDS encoding potassium channel family protein: MHIVIMGCGRVGSALAQTLEQQGHTVAVIDQDPTAFRRLGASFGGRRVTGVGFDQDTLREAGIEDAGAFAAVSSGDNSNIIAARVAREMFGVENVAARIYDPKRAEVYQRLGIPTVATVRWTADQMLRRLLPSGAEPLWRDPSGGVQLAEVHTSTAWIGHKVSQLQEETGVRVAFLTRLGEAMLPTSATVLQEGDLVHVMMRTDEIDKVEASFAEGPEEAHA, encoded by the coding sequence GTGCACATCGTCATTATGGGCTGCGGAAGAGTGGGCTCCGCTCTCGCGCAGACCCTGGAACAGCAGGGGCACACGGTCGCGGTCATCGACCAGGACCCCACCGCATTCCGTCGGCTGGGGGCGTCCTTCGGCGGCCGCCGTGTCACCGGGGTCGGCTTCGACCAGGACACCCTTCGCGAGGCCGGCATCGAGGACGCGGGGGCCTTCGCGGCGGTCAGCAGCGGTGACAATTCCAACATCATCGCGGCCCGCGTGGCCCGCGAGATGTTCGGTGTCGAGAACGTCGCCGCCCGGATCTACGACCCCAAGCGCGCCGAGGTCTACCAGCGCCTGGGCATCCCCACCGTCGCGACCGTACGGTGGACCGCCGACCAGATGCTCCGCCGGCTGCTGCCGTCGGGCGCCGAGCCGCTGTGGCGCGACCCGAGCGGCGGTGTCCAGCTCGCCGAGGTGCACACCTCCACCGCCTGGATCGGCCACAAGGTCAGCCAGCTGCAGGAGGAGACCGGCGTCCGCGTCGCCTTCCTCACCCGGCTGGGCGAGGCCATGCTGCCGACATCGGCGACCGTCCTGCAGGAGGGCGACCTCGTCCACGTGATGATGCGCACGGACGAGATCGACAAGGTGGAGGCGTCCTTCGCCGAGGGGCCTGAGGAGGCACACGCATGA
- a CDS encoding sensor histidine kinase KdpD: MGRGKLRIYLGSAPGVGKTYAMLSEGHRRVERGSDCVVGFVEHHNRPRTEVMLHGLEQVERRELSYRGAAFTEMDVDALLARKPSIALVDELAHTNVPGSRNPKRWQDVEELLRAGIDVISTVNIQHLESLGDVVESITGVRQRETVPDEVVRRADQIELVDMSPQALRRRMAHGNIYKSDKVDAALSNYFRPGNLTALRELALLWVADRADEYLQQYRGEHNIRSTWQARERIVVGLTGGPEGRTLIRRASRVAAKGSGSEILAVYIARSDGLTAASPKELAVQRTLVEDLGGTFHHVIGDNVPEALLEFARGVNATQIVLGSSRHRSWRYVFGPGVGATVARDSGPDLDVHIVTHEEANKGRGLPVVRSAARLGRPRIVAGWVAGVILPLLLALLLTHVDSDPGLANEMLLFLALTVAAALLGGLYPALASAAVGSLLLNYYFAPPIHRFTISDPKNIVAIAVFFGVAGSVASVVDAAARRTHQAARLRAESEILSFLAGSVLRGETTLDALLERVRETFAMESVALLERESDVEPWQPAGSVGPNPVSRPEDADVDMPIGDHMALALSGRVLPAEDRRVLGAFAAQAAVVLDRQRLVGEAEEARRLAEGNRIRTALLAAVSHDLRTPLASIKASVSSLRSDDVEWSEEDRAELLAGIEEGADRLDHLVGNLLDMSRLQTGTVTPLIREIDLDEVVPMALGGVPEGSVLLDIPETLPMVAVDPGLLERTVANVVENAVKYSPVGERVLVAASFLGDRVEVRVVDRGPGVPEEARDRIFAPFQRYGDAPRGAGVGLGLAVARGFAEAMDGTLTAEDTPGGGLTMVLTLRAVTNGRPTAHVSVDGEGRSAPGAAGARPVDSDVDSIRQKAGPQ, encoded by the coding sequence ATGGGACGCGGCAAGCTAAGGATCTATCTCGGCTCGGCACCCGGAGTGGGCAAGACGTACGCCATGCTCTCGGAGGGCCACCGTCGGGTGGAGCGCGGCTCCGACTGCGTCGTGGGCTTCGTCGAGCACCACAACCGTCCGCGCACCGAGGTCATGCTGCACGGCCTGGAACAGGTGGAGCGCCGGGAGCTCTCCTACCGGGGGGCCGCCTTCACCGAGATGGACGTGGACGCGCTCCTCGCGCGCAAGCCGTCCATCGCTCTGGTCGACGAGCTCGCCCACACCAACGTCCCGGGCTCGCGCAACCCCAAGCGCTGGCAGGACGTGGAGGAGCTGCTGCGGGCCGGCATCGACGTGATCTCCACCGTCAACATCCAGCACCTGGAGTCGCTCGGCGACGTGGTGGAGTCGATCACCGGGGTGCGGCAGCGCGAGACCGTCCCGGACGAGGTGGTGCGCCGCGCGGACCAGATCGAGCTGGTCGACATGTCCCCGCAGGCCCTGCGCCGCCGGATGGCCCACGGCAACATCTACAAGTCGGACAAGGTCGACGCGGCCCTCTCCAACTACTTCCGCCCCGGCAACCTCACCGCCCTGCGCGAGCTCGCGCTGCTCTGGGTCGCCGACCGGGCCGACGAGTACCTCCAGCAGTACCGCGGCGAGCACAACATCCGCTCCACCTGGCAGGCCCGGGAGCGGATCGTGGTGGGCCTGACCGGCGGTCCGGAGGGGCGCACCCTGATCCGGCGCGCCTCCCGGGTGGCGGCGAAGGGCTCCGGGAGCGAGATCCTGGCCGTCTACATCGCCCGCAGCGACGGGCTGACCGCCGCCTCGCCGAAGGAGCTCGCGGTCCAGCGGACCCTGGTCGAAGACCTGGGGGGAACGTTTCACCATGTGATCGGCGACAACGTTCCCGAGGCGCTGCTCGAATTCGCCCGCGGGGTCAACGCCACCCAGATCGTGCTCGGCTCCAGCCGCCACCGCTCCTGGCGCTACGTCTTCGGCCCCGGCGTCGGCGCGACCGTCGCCCGCGACTCCGGACCCGACCTCGACGTCCACATCGTCACGCACGAGGAGGCCAACAAGGGACGCGGCCTGCCCGTGGTCCGCTCGGCGGCCCGGCTCGGCCGGCCCCGGATCGTGGCCGGCTGGGTGGCCGGGGTGATCCTGCCGCTGCTGCTCGCGCTGCTGCTCACGCACGTCGACAGCGACCCCGGTCTCGCGAACGAGATGCTCCTCTTCCTGGCCCTGACCGTGGCCGCCGCACTGCTCGGCGGGCTCTACCCGGCGCTGGCCTCGGCCGCCGTCGGCTCCCTGCTGCTGAACTACTACTTCGCCCCGCCCATCCACCGCTTCACCATCTCCGACCCGAAGAACATCGTCGCCATCGCGGTCTTCTTCGGCGTCGCCGGCTCCGTGGCCTCCGTGGTGGACGCGGCCGCCCGCCGCACCCACCAGGCCGCCAGGCTGCGTGCCGAGTCCGAGATCCTCTCCTTCCTCGCCGGCAGCGTGCTGCGCGGGGAGACCACCCTGGACGCGCTGCTGGAGCGGGTGCGCGAGACCTTCGCCATGGAGTCGGTGGCGCTGCTGGAGCGCGAGAGCGACGTGGAACCCTGGCAGCCGGCCGGCAGCGTCGGCCCGAACCCGGTCTCCCGCCCCGAGGACGCCGATGTGGACATGCCGATCGGCGACCACATGGCGCTGGCCCTGTCCGGGCGGGTGCTGCCCGCCGAGGACCGCCGGGTGCTCGGCGCCTTCGCCGCCCAGGCGGCCGTCGTACTCGACCGGCAGCGACTGGTCGGGGAGGCGGAGGAGGCCCGACGGCTGGCGGAGGGCAACCGGATCCGGACCGCGCTGCTGGCCGCCGTCAGCCATGACCTCCGTACGCCGCTGGCCTCCATCAAGGCCTCCGTCAGCTCCCTGCGCTCCGACGACGTGGAATGGTCCGAGGAGGACCGCGCGGAGCTCCTGGCGGGCATCGAGGAGGGCGCCGACCGGCTCGACCACCTCGTGGGCAACCTGCTGGACATGTCGAGGCTCCAGACCGGCACCGTCACCCCGCTGATCCGCGAGATCGACCTCGACGAGGTGGTCCCGATGGCACTGGGCGGCGTACCCGAGGGCAGCGTCCTGCTGGACATCCCGGAGACCCTGCCCATGGTGGCGGTGGACCCCGGGCTGCTGGAGCGGACCGTGGCCAACGTGGTGGAGAACGCGGTCAAGTACAGCCCGGTGGGGGAACGGGTGCTGGTGGCGGCCAGTTTCCTCGGCGACCGGGTCGAGGTACGTGTGGTGGACCGCGGGCCGGGCGTGCCCGAGGAGGCCAGGGACCGGATCTTCGCCCCCTTCCAGCGGTACGGGGACGCGCCGCGCGGAGCGGGAGTGGGGCTCGGGCTGGCGGTCGCGCGCGGCTTCGCCGAGGCCATGGACGGCACACTGACGGCTGAGGACACCCCGGGGGGCGGGCTCACCATGGTGCTCACGCTGCGGGCCGTGACGAACGGGCGGCCGACGGCCCACGTGAGCGTGGACGGCGAGGGCCGCAGCGCGCCGGGTGCGGCCGGGGCGCGGCCCGTGGATTCTGATGTTGATTCGATACGACAGAAGGCAGGACCCCAATGA
- a CDS encoding APC family permease — protein MSKLTDVPKRILIGRALRSDRLGETLLPKRIALPVFASDPLSSVAYAPGEVLLVLSIAGVSAYHFSPWIAVAVVVLMFTVVASYRQNVHAYPSGGGDYEVANTNLGPKAGLTVASALLVDYVLTVAVSIASGVENLGSAIPFVVEHKVLCAVGMILILTLLNLRGMKESGKLFAIPTYIFVAGVFIMIAWGAWRGLVLDDSMKAPTADFEIKPEHQGLAGFALVFLLLRAFSSGCAALTGVEAISNGVPAFRKPKSKNAATTLALMGGLAVTMFCGIIGLAMATDVKMAEKPALDLLDNGVAVGAGYVQNPVISQVAEAVFGKGSFLFILLAAATALVLFLAANTAYNGFPLLGSILAQDRYLPRQLHTRGDRLAFSNGIVLLAGAAALLTWIYGADSTKLIQLYIVGVFVSFTLSQTGMVRHWNRHLKSETDPAKRRHMIRSRAINTFGAFFTGLVLVVVLATKFTHGAWVALLGMVIFYGTMTAIRKHYDRVATEIAAAEERPDEYVRPSRVHSVVLVSKLHKPTLRALAYAKLLHSNRLEALSVNVDEVETKALKAEWERRGINVPLKILDSPYREITRPVVEYVKGLRSENPRDAVSVYIPEYVVGRWYEHLLHNQSALRLKGRLLFTPGVMVTSVPYQLQSSELAKKRAKKRAEWNAPGAVRRGPVDAPRPKDPAAKG, from the coding sequence GTGTCCAAACTGACCGACGTGCCCAAACGGATCCTGATCGGCCGGGCGCTCCGCAGCGACCGCCTCGGGGAAACGCTCCTTCCCAAGCGGATCGCCCTTCCTGTCTTCGCGTCCGACCCGCTCTCCTCGGTGGCATATGCCCCTGGCGAGGTCCTGCTGGTCCTGTCGATCGCGGGTGTGTCGGCGTACCACTTCAGCCCATGGATCGCGGTCGCGGTCGTGGTGCTGATGTTCACCGTGGTCGCCTCCTACCGGCAGAACGTCCACGCCTACCCCAGCGGCGGCGGTGACTACGAGGTCGCCAACACCAACCTCGGGCCCAAGGCCGGTCTCACCGTCGCGAGCGCCCTGCTCGTCGACTACGTCCTCACGGTCGCGGTGTCCATCGCCTCGGGCGTGGAGAACCTCGGCTCGGCCATCCCCTTCGTCGTCGAGCACAAGGTGCTCTGCGCGGTCGGGATGATCTTGATTCTCACTCTGCTGAATCTGCGCGGCATGAAGGAATCCGGAAAACTCTTCGCGATTCCCACCTACATCTTCGTCGCGGGCGTATTCATCATGATCGCGTGGGGAGCCTGGAGAGGGCTGGTCCTCGACGACTCCATGAAGGCCCCGACGGCCGATTTCGAGATCAAGCCCGAGCACCAGGGCCTGGCCGGCTTCGCGCTGGTCTTCCTGCTGCTGCGCGCCTTCTCCTCCGGCTGCGCCGCCCTGACCGGCGTCGAGGCCATCAGCAACGGCGTGCCGGCCTTCCGCAAGCCCAAGAGCAAGAACGCCGCGACCACCCTGGCCCTCATGGGCGGGCTGGCCGTGACCATGTTCTGCGGCATCATCGGCCTGGCCATGGCCACCGACGTCAAGATGGCCGAGAAGCCCGCGCTCGACCTGCTCGACAACGGCGTGGCCGTCGGCGCCGGGTACGTCCAGAACCCGGTGATCTCCCAGGTGGCCGAGGCGGTCTTCGGCAAGGGATCCTTCCTCTTCATCCTGCTGGCCGCCGCCACCGCGCTCGTCCTGTTCCTCGCCGCGAACACCGCGTACAACGGCTTCCCGCTGCTCGGCTCGATCCTCGCCCAGGACCGCTACCTGCCGCGCCAGCTGCACACCCGCGGCGACCGGCTCGCCTTCTCCAACGGCATCGTGCTCCTCGCCGGCGCCGCCGCGCTGCTCACCTGGATCTACGGGGCCGACTCGACCAAACTGATCCAGCTCTACATCGTCGGCGTCTTCGTCTCCTTCACGCTCAGCCAGACCGGCATGGTCCGGCACTGGAACCGTCACCTGAAGTCCGAGACGGACCCCGCCAAGCGCCGCCACATGATCCGCTCCCGCGCGATCAACACCTTCGGCGCCTTCTTCACGGGTCTGGTCCTGGTCGTCGTACTCGCCACCAAGTTCACCCACGGGGCCTGGGTCGCCCTGCTCGGCATGGTGATCTTCTACGGCACGATGACCGCGATCCGTAAGCACTACGACCGGGTCGCCACCGAGATCGCCGCCGCCGAGGAGCGCCCCGACGAGTACGTGCGGCCCTCGCGGGTGCACTCCGTCGTCCTGGTCTCCAAGCTGCACAAGCCCACCCTGCGGGCCCTCGCCTACGCCAAGCTGCTGCACTCCAACCGGCTGGAGGCGCTCAGCGTCAACGTCGACGAGGTGGAGACCAAGGCGCTCAAGGCGGAGTGGGAGCGGCGCGGGATCAACGTCCCGCTGAAGATCCTCGACTCGCCGTACCGGGAGATCACCCGCCCGGTGGTCGAGTACGTGAAGGGCCTGCGCAGCGAGAACCCGCGCGACGCGGTCAGCGTGTACATCCCCGAGTACGTCGTCGGGCGCTGGTACGAGCACCTGCTCCACAACCAGAGCGCGCTGCGGCTCAAGGGCCGGCTCCTCTTCACCCCCGGTGTCATGGTCACCTCGGTGCCCTACCAGCTGCAGTCCTCGGAGCTCGCCAAGAAGCGGGCCAAGAAGCGGGCCGAATGGAACGCGCCGGGTGCGGTGCGCCGCGGACCGGTGGACGCCCCGCGGCCGAAGGACCCGGCGGCCAAGGGCTGA